A DNA window from Microcystis aeruginosa NIES-843 contains the following coding sequences:
- the sds gene encoding solanesyl diphosphate synthase, with translation MIPTTSLFAPVDDDLRLLTNNLKNLVGARHPILAAAAEHLFEAGGKRVRPAIVLLVSRATMLDRDITPRHRRLAEITEMIHTASLVHDDVVDEAELRRRVPTVNSLFDNRVAVLAGDFLFAQSSWYLANLDNLEVVKLLSEVIRDFAEGEIQQGINRFDTSISLAAYLEKSYYKTASLIANSAKAAGVLSEQSAEVNHHLYNYGRDLGLAFQIVDDILDFTSPTEVLGKPSGSDLISGNITAPALFAMEENSYIEVLIEREFSQEGDIEKALDFIHSSQGIPRSKELADQYGQSALKHLECLASSPSKDVLIELVDYVLSRIY, from the coding sequence ATGATCCCAACAACTTCTTTATTCGCACCCGTTGACGATGATCTCCGTCTTTTGACCAATAACTTAAAAAACCTCGTCGGCGCTCGTCATCCCATTTTAGCGGCGGCAGCAGAACATTTGTTCGAGGCCGGTGGTAAACGCGTTCGACCGGCGATCGTGTTGTTAGTGTCTCGCGCCACTATGTTAGACCGGGATATCACTCCCCGTCATCGTCGATTAGCGGAAATCACGGAGATGATCCACACTGCCAGTCTCGTCCATGATGATGTGGTAGATGAGGCAGAACTGCGGCGCCGTGTTCCCACCGTTAACAGTTTATTTGACAATCGCGTGGCGGTTTTAGCGGGGGATTTTCTTTTCGCTCAATCCTCTTGGTATCTAGCAAATTTAGATAATTTAGAAGTGGTAAAATTGCTCTCAGAAGTGATTCGCGATTTTGCTGAAGGGGAAATTCAACAGGGAATTAATCGCTTTGATACCAGTATCTCCTTGGCAGCTTATCTAGAAAAAAGTTACTACAAAACTGCTTCTTTAATTGCCAACAGTGCCAAAGCGGCCGGGGTATTAAGCGAGCAATCGGCTGAAGTTAATCATCATTTATATAATTATGGTCGCGATTTAGGATTAGCTTTTCAAATCGTCGATGATATTCTCGATTTTACCTCCCCTACGGAAGTATTAGGAAAACCCTCTGGCTCCGATTTGATCAGTGGTAATATCACCGCTCCCGCTCTCTTTGCCATGGAGGAAAATTCCTATATAGAAGTGTTAATCGAGCGGGAATTTAGTCAGGAAGGAGACATCGAAAAAGCTCTTGATTTTATTCACTCTAGCCAAGGTATTCCTCGCTCAAAAGAATTAGCCGATCAATACGGTCAAAGTGCCTTAAAACACCTTGAATGTTTAGCTTCTTCTCCCTCAAAAGATGTGTTAATCGAGCTAGTAGATTACGTTTTGAGCCGAATTTATTAG
- a CDS encoding 2Fe-2S iron-sulfur cluster-binding protein, translated as MPRITVYGQTITCDRGENLRRILLKHDISLYNGASKLINCRGIGSCGTCAVAIVGEVSAINWQEKARLSLPPHNPDNNRRLACQVKVFGDIEVTKYDGFWGQGDSVISDQF; from the coding sequence ATGCCTAGAATAACAGTTTACGGTCAAACAATCACCTGCGATCGAGGTGAAAATCTCCGTCGTATATTATTAAAACATGACATTTCTTTGTATAATGGCGCTTCCAAGTTGATCAATTGTCGCGGCATCGGTAGCTGTGGAACCTGTGCGGTGGCAATTGTGGGCGAAGTTTCTGCTATCAATTGGCAGGAAAAAGCGCGTCTTTCTTTACCTCCCCATAACCCCGATAATAACCGTCGTCTTGCTTGTCAAGTCAAAGTTTTTGGTGATATCGAAGTTACTAAATACGATGGTTTTTGGGGACAAGGAGACTCAGTGATCAGTGATCAGTTTTGA
- the cimA gene encoding citramalate synthase — protein MNNGKRIWVYDTTLRDGAQREGISLSLEDKIKIARELDRMGIPFIEGGWPGANPRDGQFFWKLHEEPLKQAELVAFCSTRRPHVEAREDRMLTAILAARTRWVTIFGKSWDLHVTEGLKTSLEENLAMIGDTIEYLRCQGRRVIYDAEHWFDGYKNNPEYALLTLKTARAAGAEWLVFCDTNGGTLPQEIAPIVEKVRQQLGIDPDEENAPQLGIHAHNDAGTAVANSLAAVNEGARMIQGTINGYGERCGNANLCTLIPNLQLKMGFSCLEENQLGRLTGTSRKISEMVNLAPDDHAPFVGRSAFAHKGGIHVSAVAKNPLTYEHINPEAIGNQRRIVISDQSGLSNVLAKARSFGIDLNKDDPTCRQILERLKILESEGYQFEAAEASFELLMREALGQRSHLFELKGFQVYCDMLRDSGNAIATIKVRVKEEDLLEVAEGNGPVAALDLALRKALVKFYPEIANFHLTDYKVRILDSGSGTAAKTRVLIESSNGQQRWTTVGVSSNILEASYQAVVEGIEYGLYLLQNNKLELSGQFCPLGII, from the coding sequence ATGAACAATGGTAAGCGCATTTGGGTCTATGACACTACTCTCCGGGACGGGGCCCAGCGAGAAGGTATTTCCCTCTCCCTCGAAGATAAAATTAAAATCGCCAGGGAATTAGATAGAATGGGTATTCCTTTTATCGAAGGCGGTTGGCCGGGCGCAAACCCTAGAGACGGTCAATTTTTCTGGAAACTGCACGAAGAACCCCTAAAACAAGCGGAATTAGTCGCTTTTTGTTCCACGCGTCGCCCCCATGTCGAGGCCCGGGAAGATCGGATGTTAACCGCCATTCTCGCCGCTAGAACCCGTTGGGTGACAATTTTCGGCAAATCTTGGGATCTGCACGTCACAGAGGGCTTAAAAACCAGTCTGGAGGAGAATTTAGCCATGATAGGAGATACGATCGAGTATCTACGCTGTCAGGGAAGACGAGTCATTTATGATGCCGAACATTGGTTTGATGGTTACAAAAATAACCCCGAATACGCCCTTTTAACCCTCAAAACCGCCAGGGCTGCTGGGGCCGAATGGTTAGTTTTCTGTGATACCAACGGTGGCACTTTACCCCAAGAAATCGCCCCCATTGTGGAGAAAGTGCGGCAGCAATTGGGCATCGATCCCGATGAGGAAAATGCGCCTCAATTAGGCATCCATGCCCATAATGACGCAGGAACGGCCGTGGCTAACTCCTTAGCGGCAGTTAACGAGGGCGCACGCATGATTCAAGGCACAATTAACGGTTATGGGGAACGCTGCGGCAATGCCAATTTATGTACTTTAATTCCCAATCTTCAGTTAAAAATGGGCTTTTCTTGCCTAGAAGAAAATCAATTAGGCCGATTGACGGGAACTAGCCGAAAAATCAGCGAAATGGTCAATTTAGCCCCGGATGATCATGCTCCCTTCGTCGGACGCTCCGCTTTTGCCCATAAAGGCGGCATTCACGTTTCTGCGGTGGCGAAAAATCCCCTAACCTACGAACATATTAACCCGGAAGCGATCGGGAATCAGCGCCGCATCGTCATTTCTGACCAATCGGGATTAAGTAATGTGTTAGCGAAAGCGCGTAGTTTTGGCATCGATTTAAATAAAGATGATCCCACCTGTCGGCAAATTTTGGAACGTTTAAAAATCTTGGAAAGTGAGGGTTATCAATTTGAGGCAGCCGAAGCTAGTTTTGAGTTATTAATGCGGGAAGCTTTGGGACAGAGAAGCCACCTTTTTGAATTAAAAGGATTCCAAGTTTATTGTGATATGCTGCGGGATAGTGGTAATGCGATCGCTACAATTAAAGTACGGGTAAAAGAGGAAGATTTATTAGAAGTGGCCGAGGGTAACGGGCCTGTGGCTGCTTTAGATCTGGCTTTAAGAAAGGCTTTAGTCAAATTCTATCCCGAAATTGCTAACTTTCACCTGACCGATTATAAAGTGAGAATCCTCGATAGTGGTTCGGGGACGGCAGCGAAAACTAGGGTTTTAATCGAGTCGAGTAACGGTCAACAAAGATGGACTACCGTGGGAGTGTCTAGTAATATTTTGGAAGCTTCCTATCAAGCAGTGGTGGAAGGAATTGAATACGGTTTATATCTGCTGCAAAACAATAAACTAGAATTATCGGGTCAATTTTGTCCTTTGGGGATAATTTAG
- a CDS encoding tetratricopeptide repeat protein, translated as MRWITACVLSLLLFFALPIAAYADSPTISEEQIREGEVIAEKALEATEKGDYAQAESYWTQLVAKFPTNPAVWSNRGNARVSLNKLEDAIADFNQAIAIAPDAPDPYLNRGTALEGEGKYQEAIADYNKVLELDPNDAFAYNNRGNAEGGLGDWEAAVKDYRQATQLAPNFAWAQANLALALYELGRYPEAVQKMRNIARKYPMFPDVRAALSAVLWTQGQQGEAESNWVAAVGMDTRYQDLDWVKSVRRWPPNMVLALDKFLNLK; from the coding sequence ATGCGTTGGATCACCGCTTGTGTATTGAGTCTATTGCTCTTTTTTGCCCTACCCATAGCGGCTTATGCCGATAGCCCGACTATTAGCGAAGAACAGATTAGAGAAGGGGAAGTTATCGCCGAAAAAGCCCTAGAAGCCACAGAAAAAGGGGATTACGCCCAGGCCGAAAGCTATTGGACCCAATTAGTCGCCAAATTCCCCACTAATCCCGCCGTCTGGAGTAATCGCGGCAATGCCAGAGTCAGTCTCAATAAATTAGAGGATGCGATCGCTGATTTTAACCAAGCGATCGCCATTGCCCCCGATGCCCCCGATCCCTACCTCAATCGCGGCACCGCTTTAGAGGGAGAAGGCAAATATCAAGAAGCGATCGCCGATTATAATAAAGTTTTAGAACTGGATCCCAATGATGCCTTTGCCTATAACAATCGCGGCAACGCCGAAGGCGGTTTAGGGGACTGGGAAGCCGCCGTCAAAGACTATCGCCAAGCCACTCAACTAGCCCCGAATTTTGCCTGGGCGCAAGCTAATCTGGCTCTGGCCCTGTACGAATTGGGCAGATATCCAGAAGCAGTCCAAAAAATGCGGAATATTGCCCGCAAATACCCCATGTTTCCCGATGTCAGAGCGGCCTTAAGCGCCGTTTTATGGACACAAGGACAACAGGGAGAGGCGGAAAGCAATTGGGTAGCCGCCGTCGGCATGGATACCCGCTATCAAGACCTCGATTGGGTAAAAAGCGTGCGCCGTTGGCCGCCAAATATGGTTCTAGCCTTAGATAAGTTTCTTAACTTAAAGTAA
- the purE gene encoding 5-(carboxyamino)imidazole ribonucleotide mutase has product MVTAAPLVGVIMGSDSDLPTMKEAIAVLEVFQISHEVAIVSAHRTPEKMFEYAKNAHRRGIKVIIAGAGGAAHLPGMVASLTPLPVIGVPVVTRTLQGLDSLYSIVQMPAGIPVATVAIGNAKNAGLLAVQILATGNADLLEQVIAYRQSLTDSVLEKQSNLQRLGYQDYLEQSSPK; this is encoded by the coding sequence ATGGTGACAGCAGCGCCCCTAGTGGGTGTAATTATGGGCAGTGATTCCGACTTACCCACCATGAAAGAAGCGATCGCAGTTTTAGAGGTTTTTCAGATTAGCCACGAAGTCGCCATCGTCTCGGCCCATCGTACCCCCGAAAAAATGTTTGAATACGCCAAAAACGCTCATAGGAGGGGAATAAAAGTGATTATCGCCGGAGCCGGCGGCGCTGCCCATTTACCTGGGATGGTGGCATCTTTAACCCCCTTACCCGTGATTGGGGTTCCCGTAGTCACGCGCACTTTACAAGGGTTAGACTCTCTCTATTCAATTGTACAGATGCCCGCAGGCATTCCCGTGGCCACGGTGGCGATCGGTAATGCCAAAAATGCCGGACTTTTAGCGGTTCAAATTCTCGCCACCGGTAATGCCGATCTTTTAGAGCAAGTTATCGCCTATCGTCAATCCCTCACCGATTCCGTCCTCGAAAAACAAAGCAATCTTCAACGACTAGGCTATCAAGACTATCTAGAGCAGAGTTCACCTAAGTAG
- a CDS encoding Uma2 family endonuclease, with the protein MTALDMIPDVTYLPTDLWSDEPPLASDLHLQQIIILLSCLELLWRERSDYYASGNLTIYYKAEQLKKRDFWGPDFFVVLDTEKRPRKSWVVWGEQGKYPDVIVEILSDSTANIDRNNKKILYQNTFRTPNYFWFDPNSLELQGFRLIGGQYQAISPNDQGYLWSEQLGLYLGIFDRKLRYFTADGQLVPTPQEAELQQRQAKEQALLEKERERQAKEKLAQKLRELGIDPDTI; encoded by the coding sequence ATGACAGCCCTAGACATGATCCCAGATGTCACCTATCTCCCCACAGATTTATGGAGTGATGAACCACCCTTGGCAAGTGATCTACACCTGCAACAGATCATCATTCTCCTTAGTTGTCTAGAATTATTATGGCGCGAGAGGAGTGATTACTACGCTTCGGGAAATCTAACCATCTACTACAAAGCGGAACAACTAAAAAAACGTGATTTCTGGGGTCCCGATTTTTTTGTGGTTTTAGATACCGAAAAACGTCCCCGCAAAAGTTGGGTAGTCTGGGGAGAACAGGGTAAATATCCCGATGTAATTGTCGAGATTCTTTCCGATTCTACGGCCAATATTGACCGCAATAACAAGAAAATTCTCTATCAGAATACCTTTCGCACTCCTAATTATTTTTGGTTCGATCCCAATAGTTTAGAATTGCAGGGATTTAGACTAATTGGGGGACAATATCAAGCCATTTCTCCCAATGACCAAGGTTATTTATGGAGTGAACAGTTAGGATTATATTTAGGTATATTTGACCGTAAACTGCGTTATTTTACCGCCGATGGTCAATTAGTCCCCACTCCTCAAGAAGCTGAGTTACAGCAACGACAGGCAAAAGAACAGGCTCTTTTAGAGAAAGAAAGGGAACGACAAGCTAAGGAAAAATTGGCCCAAAAATTGCGAGAATTAGGCATCGATCCCGATACAATTTAG
- a CDS encoding fatty acyl-AMP ligase produces the protein MTETLIQPATLVELLRYRATAQPEGHAYTFLIDGKKETPPLTYSELDRQARAIAAYLQKYQAQGERALLLYPQSLEVVAAFCGCLYAGVIAIPVPPPESGRLKRTLPRLRAIVKDANATFALVTESILTLIEGVKEEFPEFDQMKWITTESIDISLADQWQDPQVDKSALAYLQYTSGSTNIPKGVMLSHFNLMHHCGYLQKACGYEPDSVTLTWMPYFHDYGLVEGITVPLYNGTPCYLMSPFAFIKRPMQWLKNITKYKVTHSQAPNFAYDLCTRRIKAADLAELDLSSWQAAGNAAEPINPKVMAKFVDTFADYGFSWQTFAPAYGLAEYTLLISNKPKGTTPIITALDATAYERGKIVPVGSDRTTGVRYVPSCGRRVCDTRIAMVNPDTFTLCAADEVGEIWASDPSMAAGYWQREDATKETFQAYLADTGEGPFLRTGDLGFLLDGELHITGRIKDLIIVRGSNHYPQDLEWSVQHLNEVFRPDYGAAFSIEDNGEEQLVIVQELERRIGELDTAKLIADIRQEIAEEHEIMTHAIVLAKSGTILKTASGKIQRRAIKQNFLNGNMSVIDAWSENPQLVSKFDRSNSATEA, from the coding sequence ATGACTGAAACCTTAATTCAACCTGCCACCCTAGTAGAACTCTTACGTTACCGCGCCACGGCACAACCAGAGGGCCATGCCTACACTTTTCTTATCGATGGTAAAAAAGAAACCCCACCTTTAACCTACAGTGAACTCGATCGCCAAGCAAGAGCAATCGCCGCCTATTTGCAAAAATACCAGGCCCAAGGGGAACGCGCCCTATTACTCTATCCTCAAAGTTTAGAAGTAGTGGCCGCTTTTTGTGGTTGTCTCTACGCGGGAGTGATTGCCATTCCCGTCCCCCCACCGGAATCGGGACGACTTAAGCGCACTTTGCCCCGTTTACGAGCAATTGTCAAGGATGCTAATGCCACCTTTGCCCTAGTTACCGAAAGTATTCTGACTCTTATTGAAGGTGTTAAGGAAGAATTTCCAGAATTCGACCAAATGAAGTGGATTACTACCGAAAGTATTGATATTTCCCTGGCGGACCAATGGCAAGATCCCCAGGTGGATAAATCGGCGCTTGCTTATCTGCAATATACCTCCGGTTCGACTAATATCCCCAAAGGGGTGATGCTAAGTCATTTTAACCTGATGCACCATTGCGGTTACTTGCAAAAAGCTTGTGGTTACGAACCGGATAGCGTTACCCTAACTTGGATGCCCTATTTTCACGATTACGGGTTAGTCGAAGGTATCACCGTCCCCCTCTACAACGGTACACCCTGCTATCTCATGTCTCCCTTTGCTTTTATTAAGCGTCCGATGCAGTGGTTAAAAAATATTACTAAGTACAAAGTTACTCATAGTCAGGCCCCCAACTTCGCCTATGATCTTTGTACTCGCAGGATTAAAGCTGCCGATTTAGCGGAATTAGACCTGAGCAGTTGGCAGGCCGCGGGAAATGCCGCCGAACCGATTAATCCGAAGGTCATGGCCAAATTTGTCGATACTTTTGCAGATTACGGCTTTTCTTGGCAAACTTTCGCCCCTGCCTACGGATTAGCTGAATATACCCTCTTGATTTCCAATAAACCCAAGGGAACCACCCCAATTATCACCGCTTTGGATGCAACCGCCTACGAACGCGGTAAAATTGTCCCTGTAGGCTCCGATCGAACCACGGGAGTTAGATACGTCCCCAGTTGTGGTCGTCGCGTCTGTGATACCCGTATAGCTATGGTTAATCCCGATACTTTCACCCTTTGTGCAGCCGATGAAGTGGGCGAAATTTGGGCCAGTGACCCCAGTATGGCCGCTGGATATTGGCAACGGGAAGACGCAACCAAAGAGACTTTTCAAGCTTATCTTGCCGATACAGGAGAAGGACCGTTTTTACGCACCGGAGATTTAGGTTTTCTTCTCGATGGGGAATTACATATCACGGGACGGATTAAGGATTTAATTATTGTCCGTGGCAGTAATCATTATCCCCAAGATTTAGAATGGTCAGTACAGCATCTTAATGAGGTTTTTCGTCCCGATTATGGTGCCGCTTTTTCTATTGAAGATAACGGGGAAGAACAGTTAGTTATTGTCCAGGAATTGGAACGTCGCATCGGTGAGTTAGATACGGCTAAATTAATCGCTGATATTCGTCAAGAAATCGCCGAAGAACACGAAATTATGACCCATGCCATTGTTTTGGCTAAATCGGGAACAATTCTCAAAACTGCCAGTGGCAAAATTCAACGCCGCGCTATTAAACAGAATTTTCTCAATGGTAATATGAGTGTTATCGATGCTTGGTCAGAAAATCCTCAGTTAGTTAGTAAATTCGATCGCTCTAATTCTGCAACAGAAGCATAG
- a CDS encoding HNH endonuclease produces MISITTRLQVRARANYLCEYCHSPEEISAALFEVDHIQPKSLGGKDELANLALACQRCNRYRYNFIKAIDPKTEQEVEIFNPRQQHWQEHFIWTPDALKIVGLTPIARATIERLDLNDDNHNEGFIVKVRRLWIRGGWHPPSTDKKQE; encoded by the coding sequence ATGATTAGTATCACAACTCGATTACAAGTCCGAGCAAGAGCCAACTATCTGTGTGAATACTGTCATTCTCCAGAAGAAATTAGTGCCGCATTATTTGAAGTAGATCACATTCAGCCCAAATCTTTAGGAGGCAAAGATGAATTGGCAAACTTAGCTTTAGCTTGCCAAAGATGTAACAGATATCGCTACAATTTTATCAAGGCAATTGATCCGAAAACAGAACAAGAAGTAGAAATATTCAATCCGCGCCAACAGCATTGGCAAGAACATTTTATCTGGACACCAGATGCTTTAAAAATAGTGGGACTTACTCCCATCGCTAGGGCAACTATTGAACGTTTGGACTTAAATGATGACAATCATAATGAAGGTTTTATCGTTAAAGTTCGTCGATTATGGATCCGGGGAGGTTGGCATCCACCCAGCACCGATAAAAAACAGGAATAA
- a CDS encoding type II toxin-antitoxin system HicA family toxin, giving the protein MSKQDKLLIKILLGNSDANIPFEQLCQLLRKLGFDQRIGGSHHIFTKEGVEEILNLQPKQGKAKVYQVKQIRSLILKYKLGYQDENSL; this is encoded by the coding sequence ATGAGTAAACAGGATAAATTATTGATTAAAATTCTTTTAGGTAATTCTGATGCTAACATTCCCTTCGAGCAACTTTGTCAACTACTGAGGAAATTAGGATTTGATCAACGAATAGGAGGAAGTCATCATATTTTTACCAAAGAAGGAGTTGAAGAAATTTTAAATCTGCAACCCAAACAAGGAAAAGCCAAAGTCTATCAAGTTAAGCAAATTCGTAGTCTGATTTTAAAATATAAGTTAGGATATCAAGATGAAAATTCGTTATGA
- a CDS encoding type II toxin-antitoxin system HicB family antitoxin, with protein sequence MKIRYELIIYWSNEDQLFIVEVPELAGCMADGETYQEAVQNAEIIIQQWIETAQELGREIPEPKGRLLFA encoded by the coding sequence ATGAAAATTCGTTATGAACTGATTATTTACTGGAGTAATGAGGATCAACTATTTATCGTTGAAGTTCCAGAACTTGCAGGATGTATGGCTGATGGAGAAACTTATCAAGAAGCTGTGCAAAATGCTGAAATCATTATTCAACAATGGATTGAAACAGCACAGGAATTAGGCCGAGAAATTCCTGAACCTAAAGGACGTTTATTATTTGCTTGA
- the lspA gene encoding signal peptidase II — MFKKNRWFWIVAVIGLILDQVTKYITVQSFEQIGDTFPIIPGVFHFTYVINTGAAFSAFRGGVGWLKWLSLLVSLGLMAFAYFGPHLNRWEQLAYGFILAGAFGNGIDRFLFGYVVDFLDFRLINFPVFNLADVFINIGIICLLISTFPHKSRVP; from the coding sequence ATGTTTAAAAAAAATCGCTGGTTTTGGATAGTGGCGGTGATTGGTCTAATTTTAGACCAAGTAACTAAGTATATAACCGTGCAGAGTTTTGAGCAAATTGGTGATACTTTTCCGATTATTCCGGGGGTTTTTCATTTTACCTATGTGATTAATACCGGGGCGGCTTTTAGTGCTTTTCGAGGCGGTGTTGGTTGGCTAAAATGGCTATCCTTATTAGTTAGTTTGGGATTAATGGCTTTTGCCTACTTTGGACCGCATTTAAATCGTTGGGAACAATTAGCCTACGGTTTTATTTTAGCAGGGGCTTTCGGCAATGGTATCGATCGCTTTTTGTTTGGTTATGTGGTGGATTTTCTCGATTTTAGATTGATTAATTTTCCTGTTTTTAATCTGGCTGATGTCTTTATTAATATCGGGATTATTTGCCTATTAATTTCTACCTTTCCCCACAAGTCAAGGGTTCCGTAG
- a CDS encoding biotin transporter BioY, with product MNTNPNRQPKSRRGRESPPRRASASVPNELIWALIGLLLTIFSTFVPVSLASWSATTGLSSQKLGITYQIGAVLLTGCLGGKNAGLLAQVAYIFLGLTWLPVFAQGGGMGYLKEPSFGYILGFMPGAWLCGWLAFRWRAKIETLALSAFAGLLVIHLCGLLYMLGLSIFQPQAGQITFPDSLPTLFMNYSVWPFLGQLVVICVVVIIAFFFRKLLFY from the coding sequence GTGAATACCAACCCCAACAGGCAACCTAAATCACGTCGAGGACGAGAATCTCCGCCGCGGCGCGCTTCCGCATCGGTTCCCAATGAGTTAATCTGGGCTTTGATTGGTTTGTTGCTGACAATTTTTAGTACATTTGTTCCGGTCAGCCTAGCTAGTTGGTCGGCTACTACGGGTCTATCTTCGCAAAAACTGGGCATAACTTACCAAATTGGGGCAGTATTATTAACGGGCTGTCTGGGGGGCAAAAATGCTGGGCTTCTCGCCCAGGTGGCCTATATTTTTCTCGGTTTAACTTGGTTGCCGGTGTTTGCCCAGGGTGGGGGAATGGGTTATCTGAAAGAACCCAGTTTTGGCTATATTTTAGGCTTTATGCCGGGGGCATGGCTGTGTGGTTGGTTGGCTTTTCGCTGGCGGGCTAAGATAGAAACCCTGGCTTTAAGTGCTTTTGCCGGTTTGTTAGTGATTCATCTGTGCGGTTTATTATATATGCTGGGATTGTCGATTTTTCAGCCCCAAGCCGGTCAAATCACCTTTCCCGATAGTTTGCCCACCCTATTTATGAATTATTCAGTCTGGCCATTTTTAGGGCAGTTAGTAGTAATTTGTGTGGTGGTAATTATTGCCTTTTTCTTCCGTAAATTATTATTTTATTGA
- the bioB gene encoding biotin synthase BioB, with translation MVQVSTHSATQSIPMEGEALKNWLQTRANQIIAGDRLSKQEALALTAIEGQENIFSLCEAADRIRQACCGNTVDLCSIINIKSGSCSENCSFCSQSVHHPGQDSPIYGLKSREEIVTHAKAAADAGAKRFCLVSQGRGLKYNSPKSQEFEEILATVQEIIETAKIKPCCALGELTLPQAQALKEAGVTRYNHNLEASENFYPNVVSTHSWQDRVETVKNLKAAGIQACTGGIIGMGESWTDRIDLAFSLAELEVESVPINLLNPRSGTPLGHLPKLEPFTALKAIAIFRFILPQQILRYAGGREAVMGELQNLGLKSGINAMLIGHYLTTLGQPPQQDQAMLADLSLIGGEAPIPGEYQPQQAT, from the coding sequence GTGGTACAAGTCTCTACACACAGCGCTACTCAATCTATCCCCATGGAGGGAGAAGCCTTAAAAAACTGGTTACAGACTAGGGCTAATCAGATTATCGCCGGCGATCGACTCAGTAAGCAAGAGGCCCTAGCTTTAACTGCGATCGAAGGTCAGGAAAATATTTTCAGCTTATGTGAGGCTGCCGATCGCATTCGTCAGGCCTGTTGTGGCAATACGGTGGATTTATGTAGCATTATCAACATAAAATCGGGAAGTTGTTCGGAAAATTGCAGTTTTTGTTCCCAATCCGTCCACCATCCCGGCCAAGATTCGCCTATCTACGGTTTAAAAAGTCGCGAGGAAATCGTCACCCATGCGAAAGCGGCAGCCGACGCGGGGGCCAAACGCTTCTGTTTAGTTAGTCAAGGTCGGGGATTAAAGTACAATAGCCCTAAATCGCAGGAATTCGAGGAAATACTGGCCACAGTTCAAGAAATCATCGAAACCGCCAAGATTAAACCCTGTTGCGCCTTGGGAGAGTTAACCCTCCCCCAAGCGCAGGCCTTAAAAGAAGCCGGAGTTACCCGTTATAATCACAATCTGGAAGCTTCCGAGAATTTTTATCCTAACGTGGTCTCCACCCACAGTTGGCAGGATCGGGTAGAAACGGTAAAAAACCTGAAAGCGGCGGGAATTCAGGCTTGTACGGGCGGAATTATCGGTATGGGGGAAAGTTGGACCGATCGCATTGATTTAGCTTTTTCTCTGGCGGAATTAGAAGTGGAATCAGTGCCGATTAACCTATTAAACCCCAGAAGTGGCACCCCTTTAGGTCATTTACCCAAACTGGAGCCCTTTACTGCCCTAAAAGCGATCGCTATTTTCCGGTTTATTTTACCCCAACAAATCCTCCGTTATGCCGGGGGACGAGAGGCAGTGATGGGAGAATTGCAAAATCTGGGGCTAAAATCGGGAATTAATGCTATGCTGATTGGGCATTATTTGACCACTCTAGGACAACCCCCCCAACAGGATCAGGCGATGTTGGCTGATCTTAGTTTAATAGGAGGAGAAGCCCCCATCCCCGGTGAATACCAACCCCAACAGGCAACCTAA